A DNA window from Malus domestica chromosome 12, GDT2T_hap1 contains the following coding sequences:
- the LOC103449567 gene encoding protein virilizer homolog isoform X3 yields the protein MGRPEPCVLFAQTFVHPHLDEYVDEVLFAEPIVITACEFLEQNVSFASQAVSLLGATSPPSFALEVFVQCEGETRFRRLCQPFLYSPSSSNVLEVEAVVTNHLVVRGSYRSLTLVIYGNTAEDLGQFNIEIDDSSITNLVSSSEGKLEDLPLALHSTNLTTGESISALNTLSLPVAASDISVEAKHLLQLMLKVFELPNLGDALHKVVAAVVTAATSYVTSSWGRSNECEELRNVLSEARTKVMELYKVVKHESGNGLAESHEDNGLFEFEAELANSKQLVDVLSQYFQFSREFLSVVHHQLPQNTNVMLGLSVAFLLCSGRESCFHFVSGGGMEQLVHAFCCDKQNSTATTLLLLGVVEKATQHSFGCEGFLGWWPREDENIPSGVSDGYSRLLNLLLQKQRHDIASCATYVLHRLRFYEVASRFECAALSVLGGLSTVGRVTSGTLDMLICAKSQLKKLLKLINSRGPIEDPSPVAQATKSLILGQIEGLLSIKASNNLIASSNCCFSNSDIDMHLLALLKERGFLPLSVAILSSSILRSEVGCVRDIFVDVVSSIEAIILSLLFCRSGALRGADDVNKDACLPLRYAFISLSKGFFCAPQDVGMIVGVHLRVVNAVDRLLTAAPNSEEFLWVLWELCGLARSDCGRQALLALGYFPEAVKILIEALHSAKETEPLAKNNGASPLNIAIFHSAAEIFEVIVSDSTASSLGSWIGHVMELHRALHSSSPGSNRKDAPTRLLEWIDAGVVYHKNGATSLIRYVAMLASGGDAHLTSNIPLGADLADVENAIGDTSSGSDVNVMENLGKFISDKTFDGVNLRDSSVVQLTTAFRILAFISENSTVAATLYDEGVIPIIYAVLVNCRSMLERSSNSYDYLVDEECNTTSDLLSERNHEQSLVDLLIPTIVLLINLLQKLQEVQEQHRNTKLLNALLRLHREVSPKLAACAADLSSPYPVSALGFGAICHLLVSALACWPVYGWTPGVFHSLLANVQVPSLLALGPKETCSLLCLLNDLFPDEGVWLWKNGMPLLSALRKLSVGTVLGPQKERQVNWYLHHVHLEKMLSQLTPHLDKVAQIIQHYAISALVVIQDMLRVFIIRIACLRAQSFPILLRPIFSWIRDHAYDTSSPSDTDAYKVYRYIDFIASLLEHPRAKSLLLKEGAFKLLIRVLDSCLVATETEGIENLDGRSSATFGFGLLNWCLPVFKSFSLIFIPQASPHHAGGNDLHEFEKLSTEDCKIFLKYFLRFCQVLPVGKELLACLTAFKELGACSEGQKALAATLYPALSVEDHEWRKSPPLLSCCKNLLRSVYSKDGLSSYGIEAVNALSVGSFRFCLDGERLNPDMVVAVRLLFGVSDDDIAEADGVPDENLSYIHELTSQLKTMEADHIAGSDTQTLLYQVLESAKSLTLLLQKPSSSLKVDDVFSVDSVPLSRNILVSLNTHIMPDGGAEMDCDYLYQGSLGDKFHWECPDKSSESNLKRKQLPSLDGPNRRARGENSPAETANQNVFSRGLGSTTASSGPTRRDTFRQRKPNTSRPPSMHVDDYVARERNDGVSTSNVIAVQRVGSTGGRPPSIHVDEFMARQRERQNLASPVVADAAVPVKSSTPVNDTATEKFNKPKQLKADLDDDLQGIDIVFDGEESEPDDKLPFPQPDDHLQQPAPVIVEQNSPHSIVEETESDLATPVASNMDENTQSEFSSRMSVSRPEIPLTREPSVSSDKKYFEHSDDSKTAILHKASSGFDSATTANSPRFPVFAYNNSAASSIQIPVDSRMTPQNFFPKNSPQHAGNVPPGFYDQRFLPNQPPLPPMPPPSTAVISQTSDSVPSQSSPFMNSMTDVQQSLPTPFQIRSDYLSPFNNGSTSSRNFISSPSGAVRPPPPLPPTPPPFSSSPYNLTPNRTITQSSVYNQTSVGTTELLHSSTTPSGARVNTYSPSPHMVFRPGSNSMSPYGSIPTQLQGDNATVLQNLSIAQSSIQAIHSLAQLQPLQPPQVPRPPQPPQHLRPPMQASQQLEQGVSMQNQVQMHSLQILQQPHVSPMHAYYQSQQQEFAHVQQQQQVDHSQQQAMHQSGDGTSQQQDPAMSLHEYFKSPEAIQSLLSDRDKLCQLLEQHPKLMQMLEEKLGQI from the exons ATGGGTCGCCCCGAGCCTTGTGTGTTGTTCGCCCAGACCTTCGTCCACCCCCATCTCGATGAATACGTCGACgag GTATTGTTTGCTGAGCCCATTGTCATCACTGCTTGCGAGTTCCTCGAACAGAACGTGTCGTTTGCTTCTCAGGCAGTATCACTTCTCGG GGCTACTTCACCTCCTTCATTTGCTTTGGAGGTATTTGTTCAATGTGAAGGGGAGACAAGGTTCAGGCGCCTCTGTCAGCCTTTCCtatattctccttcttcttcaaatGTGCTAGAAGTAGAG GCTGTTGTAACTAATCATCTCGTTGTAAGGGGCAGCTACCGCAGTCTGACCTTAGTCATATATGGAAACACGGCAGAAGATCTAGGGCAATTTAACATTGAAATTGATGATAGCTCGATAACTAATCTTGTTAGCTCTTCTGAGGGAAAGCTTGAAGACCTCCCTCTTGCTTTACATTCAACTAATCTGACAACTGGGGAATCCATATCAGCTCTTAATACTCTATCTCTACCTGTTGCGGCATCAGATATATCTGTTGAAGCTAAGCATTTATTACAACTGATGTTGAAGGTTTTTGAGTTGCCCAATCTAGGTGATGCATTGCATAAAGTTGTCGCTGCTGTAGTAACAGCTGCCACTTCTTATGTCACCTCCTCTTGGGGAAGATCCAATGAGTGTGAAGAGTTGCGCAATGTTCTTAGTGAGGCCAGAACAAAGGTTATGGAGCTCTATAAAGTCGTTAAACACGAATCAGGGAATGGCTTAGCTGAATCACATGAAGACAACGGGCTTTTTGAGTTTGAGGCTGAATTAGCAAATTCTAAACAGTTGGTGGATGTGTTAAGTCAGTACTTTCAGTTTAGTAGGGAGTTCTTGAGTGTTGTGCATCACCAACTTCCGCAG AATACAAATGTCATGTTGGGGTTGAGTGTGGCTTTTCTTTTGTGCTCTGGAAGAGAGagttgctttcattttgttagtGGTGGGGGAATGGAGCAGCTTGTACATGCTTTTTGTTGTGACAAGCAGAATTCAACTGCCACTACATTACTACTACTTGGAGTTGTTGAGAAGGCTACTCAGCATTCTTTTGGGTGTGAAGGATTTTTAGGTTGGTGGCCACGTGAAGATGAAAACATCCCATCCGGTGTCAGTGATGGTTATAGTAGATTGTTAAATCTGTTATTGCAAAAACAGCGTCATGATATTGCTTCTTGTGCAACTTACGTCCTTCATCGGTTAAGATTTTATGAGGTTGCTTCAAGATTCGAG TGCGCAGCTTTATCGGTTTTGGGTGGTCTATCTACTGTTGGTAGAGTCACAAGTGGAACTCTGGACATGCTTATCTGTGCAAAGTCACAACTTAAAAAGCTGTTG AAATTGATAAATTCACGTGGTCCAATTGAAGATCCTTCTCCAGTTGCCCAAGCAACCAAATCCTTGATTCTTGGTCAGATTGAAGGTTTGTTGTCAATCAAAGCATCCAATAACTTGATTGCTTCTTCAAATTGTTGTTTCTCAAATTCGGATATCGACATGCATTTGCTGGCTCTTCTCAAG GAGAGGGGATTTCTACCTCTATCAGTTGCAATATTGTCGTCATCCATATTGCGTTCAGAAGTCGGATGTGTGAGGGACATATTTGTGGATGTTGTGTCATCAATTGAGGCCATAATTCTCTCCCTTCTTTTTTGTCGCTCAG GTGCACTAAGGGGTGCTGATGATGTGAATAAGGATGCGTGTCTTCCTCTTCGATATGCATTTATTTCATTATCCAAAGGATTCTTTTGTGCTCCACAGGATGTTGGAATGATTGTTGGGGTCCATTTGAGGGTG GTTAATGCTGTAGACCGTTTGCTTACTGCAGCACCTAACTCTGAAGAATTTTTATGGGTGTTGTGGGAACTGTGTGGTCTTGCAAG GTCTGACTGTGGACGTCAAGCATTATTGGCTCTGGGGTATTTTCCGGAG GCtgttaaaattttgattgaagCTTTACATTCTGCCAAGGAAACAGAGCCGCTTGCTAAAAATAATG GAGCCTCGCCGTTAAATATTGCCATATTTCACTCAGCTgctgagatttttgaagtgatTGTTTCTGATTCCACTGCATCTTCTCTTGGATCTTGGATTGGACATGTTATGGAGCTCCATAGGGCTTTACATTCCTCTTCTCCTGGGTCAAATAGGAAAGATGCCCCCACACGGCTGTTGGAATGGATAGATGCTGGTGTAGTATATCATAAAAATGGGGCAACAAGTCTTATACGGTATGTTGCTATGTTGGCTTCTGGAGGAGATGCTCACTTGACTTCAAACATACCGCTGGGGGCAGATTTGGCAGATGTAGAGAATGCAATTGGAGATACATCTAGTGGTTCTGATGTGAATGTTATGGAAAATCTTGGAAAGTTTATATCTGACAAGACTTTTGATGGTGTTAATCTTCGTGACTCTTCTGTAGTACAGTTGACAACAGCATTTCGCATTTTAGCGTTCATTTCAGAGAACTCA ACTGTTGCTGCTACTTTGTATGATGAAGGTGTTATACCAATAATCTATGCAGTTCTGGTCAATTGTAGGTCTATGCTTGAGAGGTCCTCAAACAGTTATG ACTACCTTGTTGATGAGGAGTGCAATACTACATCAGATTTATTGTCGGAACGTAATCATGAGCAGAGTTTAGTTGATCTTCTTATTCCTACAATTGTGTTGTTGATCAATTTGTTGCAGAAATTGCAG GAAGTACAAGAGCAGCACAGAAATACCAAGTTATTGAATGCCCTTCTACGATTGCATAGAGAAGTAAG TCCAAAATTAGCCGCATGTGCAGCAGACTTATCCTCTCCATATCCTGTTTCTGCACTTGGTTTTGGAGCTATCTGTCATCTTCTGGTGTCGGCACTTGCTTGTTGGCCGGTCTATGGTTGGACTCCTGGCGTTTTTCACTCCCTCCTTGCTAATGTTCAAGTTCCTTCTTTGCTGGCCTTGGGTCCAAAGGAAACATGTAGTTTGCTTTGTCTTCTG AATGATTTATTTCCTGATGAAGGGGTCTGGCTCTGGAAAAATGGGATGCCCTTGTTGAGTGCCCTTAGAAAGTTGTCTGTTGGGACTGTTTTGGGTCCTCAGAAGGAGAGACAGGTCAATTGGTATTTGCATCATGTGCACCTGGAGAAGATGCTCAGCCAATTGACGCCACATCTTGACAAAGTTGCCCAGATTATTCAACATTATGCTATCTCC GCACTGGTGGTCATTCAAGACATGCTTCGAGTCTTTATTATTCGTATTGCTTGCCTAAGAGCTCAAAGTTTTCCCATACTTTTACGACCCATATTCTCATGGATTCGTGATCATGCGTATGATACATCTTCGCCATCAGATACAGATGCTTATAAG GTTTATAGATATATTGATTTCATTGCTAGCTTATTGGAGCATCCACGTGCCAAG TCACTATTATTGAAGGAGGGTGCATTTAAGTTGCTAATCAGAGTGTTGGATAGTTGTTTAGTTGCCACTGAGACAGAAGGAATAGAGAATCTTGATGGTAGAAGTTCAGCTACATTTGGATTCGGTTTGCTCAATTGGTGCCTCCCTGTATTCAAGTCCTTCTCATTGATTTTCATTCCTCAAGCATCTCCACACCATGCTGGGGGAAATGATTT GCACGAATTTGAAAAGTTGAGTACTGAAGATTGCAAAATCTTTTTAAAGTATTTCCTCAGGTTTTGTCAG GTTCTACCAGTTGGAAAAGAATTACTTGCCTGTCTTACTGCTTTTAAAGAACTGGGTGCTTGCAGTGAAGGTCAAAAAGCTTTAGCAGCCACTTTATATCCTGCCCTCTCTGTTGAGGACCATGAATGGAGAAAGAGTCCCCCATTGTTAAGTTGCTGTAAAAACTTGTTAAGATCAGTTTACTCTAAAGATGGGTTGTCAAGTTATGGAATTGAGGCCGTCAATGCATTGTCTGTGGGATCTTTCCGCTTCTGCCTTGATGGGGAAAG ATTGAATCCAGACATGGTTGTTGCGGTGAGACTCCTGTTCGGAGTGTCTGATGATGATATAGCTGAAGCAGATGGTGTGCCTGATGAAAACTTGAGCTATATTCATGAATTGACCTCTCAATTGAAGACCATGGAGGCTGATCATATTGCCGGCTCTGATACTCAAACCCTTCTGTATCAG GTTTTAGAATCTGCGAAATCATTAACATTGCTATTGCAAAAACCTAGTTCGTCATTAAAGGTGGATGATGTCTTTTCTGTTGATTCCGTACCTCTGTCACGAAATATTCTAGTTTCTTTAAATACCCATATAATGCCAGATGGTGGTGCTGAAATGGATTGTGATTATCTTTACCAAGGATCACTTGGAGACAAGTTTCACTGGGAGTGTCCTGATAAATCATCAGAATCAAATCTTAAAAGGAAACAGCTGCCATCacttgatggcccaaataggcgTGCGAGAGGAGAAAACTCCCCAGCTGAAACTGCAAATCAAAATGTGTTTTCACGAGGACTGGGTTCAACTACTGCATCATCGGGTCCTACTCGTAGGGATACCTTTCGGCAGCGCAAACCAAATACCAGCAGGCCTCCTTCCATGCATGTTGATGACTATGTTGCAAGAGAAAGAAATGATGGTGTTTCTACTTCTAATGTAATAGCAGTCCAGCGGGTGGGATCTACTGGTGGGCGACCTCCGTCAATTCATGTAGATGAATTTATGGCCAGGCAAAGGGAACGCCAGAATCTAGCGTCGCCGGTTGTTGCAGATGCGGCTGTACCGGTGAAGAGTTCAACTCCTGTGAATGACACAGCTACAGAGAAGTTCAACAAGCCTAAACAATTGAAAGCAGATCTTGATGATGATCTTCAGGGCATTGACATAGTATTTGACGGTGAGGAGTCTGAACCTGATGACAAACTGCCCTTTCCTCAGCCGGATGATCACCTGCAACAGCCTGCTCCTGTCATTGTTGAGCAGAATTCTCCCCACTCTATTGTTGAAGAGACAGAGAGTGACTTGGCGACTCCAGTAGCATCTAACATGGATGAGAACACACAAAGCGAATTTTCTTCTAGGATGTCAGTATCACGTCCTGAAATTCCATTGACTCGTGAACCCAGTGTTTCTTCAGATAAAAAGTACTTTGAGCATTCTGACGACTCGAAGACTGCTATACTACACAAGGCTTCTAGTGGTTTTGACTCTGCAACAACAGCAAATAGTCCTAGATTCCCTGTTTTTGCTTATAATAACTCTGCAGCATCTTCCATACAGATACCAGTTGATTCTAGGATGACTCCACAAAATTTCTTTCCAAAGAATAGTCCGCAACATGCTGGCAATGTGCCTCCAGGATTTTATGACCAGAGATTTCTTCCAAATCAACCTCCTTTACCTCCCATGCCACCTCCCTCAACAGCTGTGATATCGCAGACTTCTGATTCTGTTCCAAGTCAATCATCCCCTTTTATGAACTCTATGACTGATGTACAGCAGTCACTTCCGACACCCTTTCAG ATTCGCTCAGATTATCTTTCTCCCTTCAATAATGGTTCCACATCTTCAAGAAATTTCATCTCTTCTCCTAGTGGGGCTGTCAGACCACCTCCACCACTTCCTCCTACACCACCTCCTTTTTCCTCTAGTCCATATAACTTAACGCCCAATAGAACTATTACACAGTCTTCAGTATATAATCAGACAAGTGTGGGAACAACTGAACTTCTTCATAGCTCTACTACACCTTCAGGGGCCAGAGTAAATACCTACTCGCCATCTCCGCACATGGTTTTCCGACCTGGTTCTAATTCTATGAGTCCTTATGGAAGCATCCCAACTCAGCTGCAAGGCGACAATGCAACTGTTTTGCAGAATCTCTCTATCGCTCAGTCTTCCATTCAGGCAATTCATTCCCTTGCTCAGTTGCAGCCGCTGCAGCCACCACAGGTTCCACGCCCTCCACAACCACCTCAGCATCTTAGGCCACCTATGCAAGCTTCACAACAGTTGGAGCAAGGTGTATCTATGCAGAACCAAGTTCAAATGCATTCACTACAGATTCTGCAACAGCCACATGTTTCACCTATGCATGCTTACTATCAATCCCAACAGCAGGAGTTTGCTCATGTACAGCAGCAACAGCAAGTTGACCATTCTCAACAGCAGGCAATGCATCAATCAGGGGATGGTACATCCCAGCAACAAGATCCAGCAATGTCGTTACATGAATACTTCAAGTCTCCAGAAGCTATTCAG TCTTTATTGAGTGACCGAGATAAACTTTGTCAGCTTTTGGAGCAGCATCCAAAGTTAATGCAGATGCTTGAG GAGAAGTTGGGCCAGATATAA